The Saliniradius amylolyticus DNA segment CTGTACCGGCTGCAGAATGAGATCTTGCGTCGTGAGATCCACCGGCCCTGGGTGGTGAAGTTGATTCAGGGGCAGGAGGACTAAGATGGCATTTGCGTCTTTCAGTGAGTTTTGGGCGATGGGCGGCTATGGCTTTTTTGTCTGGTTGTCTTTTGGTACGGGTGTGGGGCTAATGCTTTGGCTCTGGGGCCAGGGCATCTGGAGCCGTCGTCAATTGCGTCGCCAGGTACAAAAAGAGTTGCAGCGTCAGCAGCGCATTAAGCAGTATCGACAACAGCAGGAGAGTGGACAGTGAACCCGAGAAGAAAACAACGTCTGATAGCCGTGAGCGCCATCGTCCTTGTGATGGCTGGGGCCGTTAGCCTGATGTTGTATGCACTCAATCAGAACATCGATCTGTTCTATACGCCCACTGAAATCGTCGAGGGCAAAAATGGCGCTAAGCCTCAGCCAGGTCAGCGCCTTCGAGTAGGTGGGCTGG contains these protein-coding regions:
- the ccmD gene encoding heme exporter protein CcmD produces the protein MAFASFSEFWAMGGYGFFVWLSFGTGVGLMLWLWGQGIWSRRQLRRQVQKELQRQQRIKQYRQQQESGQ